In Bosea sp. PAMC 26642, the DNA window GCGCGTAGACGATGTCCTTGGCGTCGAACTCGATGTCGAGCCAGGAGCCGCGATAGGGGATGATGCGCGCGGCGAAGAGCAGCTTGCCCGAAGAGTGGGTCTTGCCCTTGTCGTGGTCGAAGAACACGCCCGGCGAACGGTGCATCTGCGAGACGATGACGCGCTCGGTGCCGTTGACGATGAAGGTGCCGTTGTCGGTCATGAGCGGCATGTCGCCCATGTAGACATCCTGCTCCTTGATGTCCTTGACCGACTTCGCCTGGGTGTCGGGATCGATATCGAACACGATCAGGCGCAGCGTCACCTTGAGCGGGGCCGAGAAGGTCATACCGCGCTGGCGGCACTCGTCGACGTCGTATTTCGGCGGCTCGAAGGTGTATTTGACGAATTCGAGCAGCGAGGCGCCCGAGAAATCGCCGATCGGGAACACCGAGCGGAAGACGGACTGCAGGCCTTCGTCGCCGCGGCCGCCCTTGGGCTCCTCGACCATCAGGAACTGGTCGTATGACGCCTTCTGAACCTCGATGAGGTTCGGCATCTGCGCGACTTCCTTGAGCTTTCCGAAGAACTTGCGGACGCGCCTGCGGCCCTGGAGCGAATTGACCATGTTGTTCCTCGCAATCTCTCGGACGGCTCACCCGGCGGTCCTCCGCCGAAGGTGAGTGGCGGTCGGACCGCCGGGTGAGCCGTTCGGCGCCGTATCGCGCCGACTTCATCTGGACTGAGCCCTGCAACGCCAAGCTGCGCTGACGGCCCCTGCAACCTGCCCGCACACTGGTGCGGAAACGACGCAACAGCCCCGGAGGCGGCGAGCGCCCCGGGACTGTCTGTAGTGTTAGTCTCGGACCGGCATCATGCCGGCCCTGCTCACTTGAGCTCGACCTTGGCGCCAACGGCCTCGAGCTGCTTCTTGAGCTTCTCGGACTCGTCCTTGGAGACGCCTTCCTTGACAGCCTTCGGAGCGGCTTCGACCAGGTCCTTGGCTTCCTTGAGGCCCAGGCCGGTGATGGCGCGGACTTCCTTGATGACCTCGATCTTCTTGTCGCCGATGGCGGCAAGAATGACGTTGAACTCGGTCTGCTCTTCAACGGCAGCCGCGGCGGGGCCGGCGGCCGGGCCGGCAACCGCGACGGCGGCAGCGGCGGAAACGCCCCACTTCTCTTCGAGAAGCTTGGCAAGGTCGGCGGCCTCGAGGACCGTGAGGGAGGACAGCTCGTCGACGAGCTTGGCAAGATCAGCCATGTTAGGCTCCTATATGGTAAGAGGTTCGAACGATTTTCAGGGGTAACTGGCCTGGATCAGGCCGCATCCTTGTCGGCATAAGCCTGAAACACGCGCGCGAGCTTGGCGGCAGGCGCGGTCGAGAGCTGGGCGATCTTGGTTGCCGGGGCCACGAGAAGGCCGAGCAACTTGGCGCGCAGTTCGTCGAGCGAGGGCATCGAGGCGAGAGCCTTGACACCTTCGGGGTTCAGGGCGGTCTTGCCCATCGCGCCGCCCAGGATGACGAGCTTGTCGTTTTCCTTGGCGAAAGCGGTGGCGACCTTCGGCGCCGCGACCGGATCGTTTGAATAAGCGATCAGGGTGGGACCCGTCAGCAGGTTGCTGATGGACGCGACGTCGGTGCCTTCAAGAGCGATCTTGGCCAGCCGGTTCTTTGCGACCTTCACGGTGGCGCCATTGGCCTTCATCTCGCGACGAAGCTTCTGGAACTGGGCCACCGTCAAACCCGCATAGTGGGCCACGACGACGACCGAGGTGTTTGCAAACACCCCGTTCAGCGTCGCGACGGCATCAGTTTTTGCCGTTCTATCCACTGGGCTCTCTCCGGTAGGCGGCAGGCTTGAGGGCTTGCCGCCAGTTGCACGTGCCGCTCGTCCAAAACCCCGGTTGACACCGGTACTTCATCGGAGCGACGCTCAGTGCCCTGTCCCCTCTCCGGCTTGGAAGCCGCGATCGGGCGAGATGGTTCGAACCGTCTTCGGGATCTTGCGACCCCGCTTGAGCTCTTGCACCGTCTATGCAGGCCTCTTGGCGAAATTATGCCCTCGGGCGAGCCCTCGGTGCACCTGCAGTCTCAGACAGGACTGGGTGATTCTGGCCTGGAACAAAGCGAACCATGCCACGAAAAACCCATCTTTCGGCGGCGAACCGCCAAAAAACGCGAAACGGACCCCCTCGTGACAAGCACGCTGGAGCCCACATCACTTATGGAAACAGGCCTGCGTCTTAACGCTTCAGCCTGCCTCTGCCAAGTGGTGTTTTGATCTCGGGAGATCAAGGGTGGCTGGCGGCCGGCATGAGGCCGGCCGCGCTGAATGGCTCAGCCGCCCATCACCGTGTTGGGCTCGATCTTGACGCCCGGGCCCATGGTCGAGGAGATCGCGACGCGCTGGACATAGGTGCCCTTGGCGCCGGCGGGCTTCGCCTTGGCGACGGAGTCGGCGAACGCCTTGATATTCTCGGCCAGCTTCTCGGCCGTGAACGAGACCTTGCCGACGGCGGCATGGACGATGCCGGCCTTCTCGACGCGGAACTCGACCGAACCGCCCTTGGAGGCCGCGACCGCAGTGGTCAGGTCCATGGTGACAGTGCCGACCTTCGGGTTCGGCATCAGGCCGCGCGGGCCCAGAACCTTGCCGAGACGGCCGACCAGCGGCATCATGTCCGGGGTCGCGATGCAGCGATCGAACTCGATCGTGCCCTTGGAGACGATCTCGACCAGGTCTTCCGCACCGACGATGTCGGCCCCGGCCTTCTTAGCCTCTTCCGCCTTGGCACCGCGTGCGAACACGGCGACGCGCAGGGTTCGGCCCGAGCCGTTGGGCAGGTTGCAGACGCCGCGGACCATCTGGTCGGCGTGGCGCGGATCGACGCCGAGATTCATCGAGACCTCGACGGTCTCGTCGAACTTGGCGGTGGCGCGCTCCTTGACGAAGTTGATTGCGTCGCTGAGCGGGTAGAGCTTGGTGCGGTCAATGCCGTCACGGCCCTTGACGACGCGCTTTCCGATATGTGCCATGATTGCTCCCCTCAGCCCACGACTTCCAGGCCCATGGACCGGGCGGAGCCCTTGATCATGGACGAGGCGGATTCGACCGAATCGCAGTTGAGATCGGCCATCTTCTTCTCGGCGATCTCGTTGATCTGGGCGGCGGTGACCTTGCCGACATTGCCGCCGCGGCCGGGGGTCTTGGAACCCGCGGTCAGGCCGGCAGCCTTCTTCAGCCAGTAGGACACCGGCGGCTGCTTCATCTCGAAGGTGAAGGAGCGATCCTGATACGCGGTGATGATCACCGGGATCGGCATGCCCTTTTCCATCTGCGCAGTCTTCGCGTTGAAGGCCTTGCAGAATTCCATGATGTTGAGGCCGCGCTGACCCAGCGCCGGACCGATCGGCGGCGACGGATTTGCCGCGCCCGCCGGAACCTGAAGCTTCACGTAGCCCGTGATCTTCTTTGCCATGATGGCTGCTCCTGTCGCCTGCCCCGATGCCTATCGGAACGACGACGACCCTGCCCGGACATTGCGTGTCCCGGACCAGGGTGGTTGCAGAGCGTGGTGCGGCATGAAGCTCCGGTTGGCGAACCGGCATACCTCCCACGCATGTGAGGCCGGGGCTATGGCATATCCGGGCCGGCAGGGGAAGCACTATTGTCCGGTTCGCGCGGCTCGGCAGGGAAACTCGCCCGGTTGCCGCCGCGTTCGATATAGTCGCCGAGCGCCAGGCCGATATGGATCGCGACACAGGCGACGAGGAGGAAGGCCAACACGGCGTGGCTCTTGAACAGCCACCAGTCATATCCCGCCCCTTCCGGCCAGATCGCCGGCAGCGACAGTCCGAAATAGACAGCCCTCGCACCATAGTCCGAAATGCCGGCCCAGCCCAGCAGCGGCACCAGGATCAGCCCCAGATACAAAACGGCATGGACGCCACGGCTGCCCGCTCCCGGGCTCCAGCGCCCGGCCAGATGCACCGCGGCACGGTAGATCAGCCTGACGATCACCAGCACGAGGATGCTCGCGCCGCTCGTCTTGTGGAAGGTGTAGAGTTGATCGGCGAGAGCCCCCTCGCCGATCTGCTTCATCATGACGCCGCTGGCGAACATCGCCAGCACCATCACGGCGATCAGCCAGTGCAGGACCACCGACACCCGTGGGAAGGCGCGCACCATCGGCACGGTGGACGCCGCCGTCATGCGGGCCGGCATCTGCGGCTCCGGAACCACCGTCATCGTCATGAGACTGCCTGCTGCGTATCGAAGATGTAGCCGCCGACCGCTTCGCGCAGTTCGACCGCCTGGCGGTCGAGATCCGCCGAGGCGAGCGTCACGACCTCGCCGGTGCGCCGCCAGTTCTCGACCATGCCCGCGACCTGCCGCACCTGCTCCGCGGCGAGGCGCACATCGTCGGCGGTCTTTTCCGTGCTGACGCTGATATCCTGCGAACTTGTCTCCTGGCGCCGGGCGAGACCTGCGATCGCGGCAGCCGCGCGATCGACCTCGGCGACGGCAGAGACCAGCGCCCCGACCCGGGCCGACATGCCGTCCGCAGCCGAGCGCACCGCCGCCAGTCCGATCCTGACCTCGTCCGTCGCCGTCGCGGTCCGGCTCGCCAGCTGCTTGACCTCGGTTGCCACCACCGCGAAGCCACGACCGGCCTCGCCGGCATGGGCCGCCTCGATCGTGGCATTGAGCGCGAGCAGGTTCGTCTTGCTGGCCACGACCTGGATGATGTCCATCACCTGGTCGATGCCCAGCACCGCTTTCGCCAGGGCGGTGCTGTCGGCAGCGGCGGCGGCGACCAGCGTTTTCGCGGCCTCGGCCACGCGCGACGTCGTCTGCGCTTCACCGGCGGTGTTGGCCAGCAGCACGGAGACCTCCGCGACGGAGCGGGCGACATCATCGACATGGGAAGAGGCGCGCCCGGTCGACCGGGCTGCCGCGCCGGCATGCTCATCGACGAACTGGGACAGGCCGGCAAGCTCCCCCGATGCGCTCGACATGCGGGCTGCATGCTCTTCGAGCACTGAGGCGATCCTTGCGATGCGGGCCTGGAAGGCAGTGCTTTGCGCCTGCATCCGCTCCTGATGCGCGATCTGCTCGGACAGCGTCGAAAGCCGCGTCGCCGCCGCCTCCTGCTGCGTCCGCTGCTGGCGCAGATGCGCAAGGAGGGCCCGGCCGAGCGTGCCGATCTCGTCACGACGCAGCGCCGTCCGGCTCAGCCAGTCCTGGCGCTCCTGGCCCGGCCTCAGAACCCGCGCCATGCCGATGACCGGTCGCACCAGCCAGCGATATTCAAAGGAGACGATGAGCAGCACGATGAAAAGGCCGAGCACCGCCAAAAGGATCGCATTCTGGCGCGCATTGTCGAGATGATAGGCCAGACGCCCGCTGAGGCTCGACAGGCTCTCAGTGATGGCCTCATGCAAGGCTTCGCGCGTCTTCGTCGCATGGCCGAGCGCCTCGCGGAAACCGGCTTCGCCCGCAGCCGCCCGCGAGAGCGCGCGCAGCGCATCGGTGGCACTCACGGCCTTGTCCCGCGCATCGCCTTCGAGCGAAGCGGTGAGACGCTGCGTAACGGACAGGAGCTCACGCAGATCCGCGGCGCGGCCATCGCTGCTGAAAAACGCATTTTCGCTCAGACGCCGGTGAACCGCGTTCGTCCGCACCATCTCGGCCGACGCGGCGACGTTGCTGGCGATCTGCCTGGAAAAGCCGTCGATACGGCGGGCGCCGATGATCTCGGTCGCGGCGAACAACACGGCCAGCAATCCGAGGAGACATCCCCAGAGCACGAGCCGCTGATCGACGGTTGCCTTGAAGCTCTTGGGAAACATTCAGTCCACGCCAGATGATCGGCGTGGACGTTCGGTCAATCCGCTTTCGAGATGGTTAACGGACCATCATCCCACGCGAATGTGAGGCGCTCGATCTGTCGAGGATCAGAGCTTCTCGACCTGGCTGTATTCGAGCTCGACCGGCGTGGCGCGGCCGAAGATCGAGACCGCGACCTTGAGGCGGGCGCGGCCATGATCGACGTCCTCGACGACGCCATTGAACGAGGCGAACGGACCGTCGGCGACCTTGACCTGCTCGCCGATCTCGAAGGTGACCGTCGGCTTGGGCCGCTCGATCCCCTCGGCAACCTGCCCCTTGATCCGCAATGCCTCGGTCTCGGGGATCGGCATGGGCTTGGCCTTGTCGGCGCCCAGGAAGCCCGTGACCTTCGGCGTGTTCTTGATCAGATGGTAGACCTCGTCGGTCATCTCGCACTTCACCAGCACATAGCCGGGAAAGAACTTGCGCTCGGCATCGACCTTGCGGCCGCGTCGGACCTCGACGACCTTTTCGGTCGGGACCAGCACCTCGTCGAACTTGTCGGCGAGATTGCGCTGCGCCGCCTGGTCGCGAATCGACTGCGCGACCTTGTTCTCGAAGTTCGAATAGGCGTGGACGATGTACCAGCGGGTGTTCACGTGTCTGATTCCGTTCAGCGGGCGCCGAGGATGAGGCCGAGCGACCAGCGGATGATGGTGTCGGTAAAGAGGAAGAACAGGCTCGAAACCACGACCATGGCGAGCACGAGGCCGGTGGTGATCAGCGTCTCGCGCCGCGACGGCCAGGTCACCTTGGACGCTTCGGTGCGCACCGCCTGCAGGAAGCTGAAGGGGTTGGTATTCGCCATTCGTAAGTCACCTCGGGTTCCGAAAATCGCGACGCGAACCTGAAGCCGCGACGCCGAATCGGCCGTCCTGAAACATTCGCGGCGCGGGGCTCAGGGAGCCGCGCGCCGTTTCGGTGAGCGTAATACATGGCCGGGACGGCTAAGCCAAGCCTCTTTTGCGGCGCCTCGGGGAAGACGGCGGTGCCGGTCAGTTCGCGGCGCTTTCCATGCCCTTCTCCGCGAGAATGCGCCGGGCAGCGTCGCCGCGCAGGAAGCTAAGGAAAGCGCCCGCAGCCTCGGCTTGCGCGCTGGAGGCGGCGAGGCCGCCGGTATAGGTCGTGTAGCTCTGGATTTCGGCCGGCAGCGGCCCGACCAGAATCGCACCTTTCACAGCCAGGATCTCGCTGATTTGATGTATCGCGAGATCGGCCTCGCCCGTAACGAGACGCTGGGCCACGAGACCGCCGGGCACCAGAACCGCCTTGGCCTTGACCGCGTCGGCGATGCCCATCGTTTCGAGCAGCTTGGCAAAGTAGATGCCGCTGGAGCCTCCTGCAGCCGGGTCGATATAGGCCACCTTGCGCGCGGCCAGCAGCGCGGCCTTGAACGCGGGCACCGTCGCGATGTCGGGACGCTCGGCGCCCTCCTTGACCGCAACGCCCACGGATGTACGGGCGAGATCGGCGGTCGTCCGGGCGGCGATCTTCCCCTTGCCGACGAGGTCGTTCACGGCAGCCGGCGTCAGGACCGCGACATCGAAAGCCTCGCCCTCACTGATCCGCCGCAGCAATGCACCGGCCGTGTCGTTGTCGACGACGAGCTTGTGGCCGCTCTGCTTCTCGAATTCGGCTGCGGTGGCGAGGATGATTGGCTTGAAGGCACCCGCCGTCAACACCCTGATCTCGTCGGCCTGCGCGCTGGAGCAGCACCAGAAGCCGGCAAGGACCGCGACGGCGGCAAAGATCGGACGCATGACGTTCTCCGGCTTGATCCACCCTCTTGGCGGACTGTTCGGGCCGGAGCTTAGCGCAGCTGCGCAAAAGCCGAATAGCTGTTTCGTTTTGAAATCGCGCTCACGCCGGTTGGGCGGATGAGAGGGTGGCGCGTTCTGCGGTCATCCGCAGGGACTGGCAGGGGCGGTAGGGCTCGAACCTACGACAACCGGTTTTGGAGACCGGTACTCTACCAACTGAGCTACACCCCTGTAGTCGCCGGTGGTTTGCCTTAACGGGCTCGGCTTTTCAAGTCGAAAACGGCAGCAGCGTCGTCGCAGATATAAAAAGGGGCGGCTTTCCGCCGCCCCTTCAGAGCTTTGCAGCCGATCCTTGAATCAGGCGATGATGCTTGCGACGACACCTGCACCGACGGTGCGTCCGCCTTCGCGGATGGCGAAGCGCAGCTTCTCTTCCATCGCGATCGGCACGATCAGGTGCACTTCCATGGCGATGTTGTCGCCCGGCATCACCATTTCCGTGCCCTCGGGCAGATGCACCACGCCGGTCACGTCCGTCGTGCGGAAGTAGAACTGCGGGCGGTAGTTGGTGAAGAACGGCGTGTGGCGACCGCCCTCCTCCTTGGTCAGGATATAGGCCTCAGCCTTGAACTTGGTGTGCGGCTTGACCGAGCCCGGCTTGCACAGGATCTGCCCGCGCTCGACGTCCTCGCGCTTGGTGCCGCGCAGAAGAGCGCCGATGTTGTCGCCGGCCTGGCCCTGGTCGAGCAGCTTGCGGAACATCTCGACGCCGGTGACCGTCGTCTTGACCGTGTCCTTCAGGCCAACGATCTCGATTTCCTCGCCGACCTTGACGATGCCGCGCTCGACGCGACCCGTCACCACCGTGCCGCGGCCCGAGATCGAGAACACGTCCTCGACCGGCATCAGGAACGGCAGGTCCAGCGGACGCGCCGGCTGCGGGATGTACTCGTCGACCGTCTTCATCAGCGCCAGAACCGCGTCATGGCCGATGACCTTGTCGCCATTGTCGAGCGCGACCTTGGCCGAACCCTTGGTGATCGGGATGTCGTCGCCGGGGAAGTCGTACTTCGACAGAAGCTCGCGGATCTCCATCTCGACGAGCTCGAGCAGCTCGGCGTCGTCGACGAGATCGACCTTGTTCATGAACACCACCAGCGCGGGCACGCCGACCTGGCGCGCCAGCAGGATGTGCTCGCGGGTCTGCGGCATCGGGCCGTCGGCCGCCGACACCACCAGGATCGCGCCGTCCATCTGCGCCGCACCCGTGATCATGTTCTTCACATAGTCGGCGTGACCGGGGCAGTCGACGTGAGCATAATGGCGCGCGACCGTCTCGTACTCGACGTGAGCGGTCGAGATCGTGATGCCGCGGGCCTTCTCCTCGGGGGCCTTGTCGATCTGGTCATACGCCGTGAACGTGGCACCACCCGACTCCGCCAGAACCTTCGTGATCGCAGCCGTCAAAGACGTCTTGCCATGGTCGACGTGACCAATCGTTCCAATGTTGCAATGCGGCTTCGTGCGCGCGAATTTCTCTTTGGCCATGACACCTGTTTCCTGACAACGGCCCGACGAGGCCTTCCGAAAGCGCGGTCGCATTAGGGTGTTTTGAGCGGGGACGCAAGGTTTGCTCCCGCATCTCCGACCGATCGGGATCGGGCCGGGCTGGTGCCGACCGCTTACGTGTATGGACGTCCCTCACCGTAATGTATCCGGCCCAATACCGGACCCGACCTGTTTTGTCGGCGCTGCCTTGCGGAACGGCAACACAACGGCACTGCCGAACTGTTCGGGAGCGCAGGGTCAAGTCTGACCCGACTGCTTAAAATTTGATGCAATGGACAGGCACGAATGAAACCTGATGGCGCGATGCTTGGCGTCATGAACATCGGCGACGTGCTGATGTGCAGTTATCAACACACAAGACGAAATTCAAATGCCTCTACGTCATTTGAGCCTTCCTTTTCTCATCGTTGCACCGCACTCTCATGATCGGGGAGCGAAGAGATGAACTACAGGCGCCTGCGTCCGCAGCATCCGGGCAAGATTTTGAGCGAGGAATGGCTACAGCCTCTGGGCTTCGGGGCCGCTGAATTTGCCATGATCTGGGGATTCGACCAGCGCGCGCTCTGCGACATCGTAGCCGGCAAGAAACCGATCGATCCGGCGATGTCACGCCAGCTCGATATCTCGCTGGGTACCTCGGAAGACTACTGGCTCGACAAGCAGCGCCAATATGAGAGCCTTGCCAGCCGCGCGCTGGACTTAACACACTAGAAGGTCCGGACGACGGCCTGGATTATCCTGAGGAAACTTTCCGACATAAACATCGGCGCCGCAGCCGTGGCGCTTCGCTCCCGAGAGCGGCGTAGCCCCAGCGCGAGCCGCCGCCTCATATGGAATTGATGCGGAAAACCGTCAGCAACGCCTTGCCTATTCCGCCACGCTCCAGCGCCCGTCGATGCGCCTGAGGAGCCGCCTCGTGATCGGAAAGCCATCCGTCGGCATCGTCGCGATGCTGCGCAACCGCCTCAAGACATCGGGATCGTTGCCGTCGCCGAAGGCGACGATGTCGCGCGCCGGCACCGCGACGACGAGGTTTGCCGGCAGGTCGGGGACGGTAGACCAGACGTCTCGCACCAGAAGCAACGAAGCATTGTAGTCGGCCTCGAACGACAGCGCACGCACAGGTCCCAGATCATGAACAGCGACCCTGGTCGCCCGATTCAGCAGGTTCTTGAAGGCCGCATCGAAGACATCCTTGTCGCTCATCCCGAA includes these proteins:
- the rplJ gene encoding 50S ribosomal protein L10; translation: MDRTAKTDAVATLNGVFANTSVVVVAHYAGLTVAQFQKLRREMKANGATVKVAKNRLAKIALEGTDVASISNLLTGPTLIAYSNDPVAAPKVATAFAKENDKLVILGGAMGKTALNPEGVKALASMPSLDELRAKLLGLLVAPATKIAQLSTAPAAKLARVFQAYADKDAA
- the nusG gene encoding transcription termination/antitermination protein NusG; the encoded protein is MNTRWYIVHAYSNFENKVAQSIRDQAAQRNLADKFDEVLVPTEKVVEVRRGRKVDAERKFFPGYVLVKCEMTDEVYHLIKNTPKVTGFLGADKAKPMPIPETEALRIKGQVAEGIERPKPTVTFEIGEQVKVADGPFASFNGVVEDVDHGRARLKVAVSIFGRATPVELEYSQVEKL
- a CDS encoding molybdate ABC transporter substrate-binding protein; the protein is MRPIFAAVAVLAGFWCCSSAQADEIRVLTAGAFKPIILATAAEFEKQSGHKLVVDNDTAGALLRRISEGEAFDVAVLTPAAVNDLVGKGKIAARTTADLARTSVGVAVKEGAERPDIATVPAFKAALLAARKVAYIDPAAGGSSGIYFAKLLETMGIADAVKAKAVLVPGGLVAQRLVTGEADLAIHQISEILAVKGAILVGPLPAEIQSYTTYTGGLAASSAQAEAAGAFLSFLRGDAARRILAEKGMESAAN
- the tuf gene encoding elongation factor Tu, whose translation is MAKEKFARTKPHCNIGTIGHVDHGKTSLTAAITKVLAESGGATFTAYDQIDKAPEEKARGITISTAHVEYETVARHYAHVDCPGHADYVKNMITGAAQMDGAILVVSAADGPMPQTREHILLARQVGVPALVVFMNKVDLVDDAELLELVEMEIRELLSKYDFPGDDIPITKGSAKVALDNGDKVIGHDAVLALMKTVDEYIPQPARPLDLPFLMPVEDVFSISGRGTVVTGRVERGIVKVGEEIEIVGLKDTVKTTVTGVEMFRKLLDQGQAGDNIGALLRGTKREDVERGQILCKPGSVKPHTKFKAEAYILTKEEGGRHTPFFTNYRPQFYFRTTDVTGVVHLPEGTEMVMPGDNIAMEVHLIVPIAMEEKLRFAIREGGRTVGAGVVASIIA
- the rplA gene encoding 50S ribosomal protein L1 — protein: MAHIGKRVVKGRDGIDRTKLYPLSDAINFVKERATAKFDETVEVSMNLGVDPRHADQMVRGVCNLPNGSGRTLRVAVFARGAKAEEAKKAGADIVGAEDLVEIVSKGTIEFDRCIATPDMMPLVGRLGKVLGPRGLMPNPKVGTVTMDLTTAVAASKGGSVEFRVEKAGIVHAAVGKVSFTAEKLAENIKAFADSVAKAKPAGAKGTYVQRVAISSTMGPGVKIEPNTVMGG
- the secE gene encoding preprotein translocase subunit SecE, with product MANTNPFSFLQAVRTEASKVTWPSRRETLITTGLVLAMVVVSSLFFLFTDTIIRWSLGLILGAR
- a CDS encoding cytochrome b — its product is MTMTVVPEPQMPARMTAASTVPMVRAFPRVSVVLHWLIAVMVLAMFASGVMMKQIGEGALADQLYTFHKTSGASILVLVIVRLIYRAAVHLAGRWSPGAGSRGVHAVLYLGLILVPLLGWAGISDYGARAVYFGLSLPAIWPEGAGYDWWLFKSHAVLAFLLVACVAIHIGLALGDYIERGGNRASFPAEPREPDNSASPAGPDMP
- the rplL gene encoding 50S ribosomal protein L7/L12, with the translated sequence MADLAKLVDELSSLTVLEAADLAKLLEEKWGVSAAAAVAVAGPAAGPAAAAVEEQTEFNVILAAIGDKKIEVIKEVRAITGLGLKEAKDLVEAAPKAVKEGVSKDESEKLKKQLEAVGAKVELK
- a CDS encoding methyl-accepting chemotaxis protein, producing MFPKSFKATVDQRLVLWGCLLGLLAVLFAATEIIGARRIDGFSRQIASNVAASAEMVRTNAVHRRLSENAFFSSDGRAADLRELLSVTQRLTASLEGDARDKAVSATDALRALSRAAAGEAGFREALGHATKTREALHEAITESLSSLSGRLAYHLDNARQNAILLAVLGLFIVLLIVSFEYRWLVRPVIGMARVLRPGQERQDWLSRTALRRDEIGTLGRALLAHLRQQRTQQEAAATRLSTLSEQIAHQERMQAQSTAFQARIARIASVLEEHAARMSSASGELAGLSQFVDEHAGAAARSTGRASSHVDDVARSVAEVSVLLANTAGEAQTTSRVAEAAKTLVAAAAADSTALAKAVLGIDQVMDIIQVVASKTNLLALNATIEAAHAGEAGRGFAVVATEVKQLASRTATATDEVRIGLAAVRSAADGMSARVGALVSAVAEVDRAAAAIAGLARRQETSSQDISVSTEKTADDVRLAAEQVRQVAGMVENWRRTGEVVTLASADLDRQAVELREAVGGYIFDTQQAVS
- a CDS encoding HigA family addiction module antitoxin translates to MNYRRLRPQHPGKILSEEWLQPLGFGAAEFAMIWGFDQRALCDIVAGKKPIDPAMSRQLDISLGTSEDYWLDKQRQYESLASRALDLTH
- the rplK gene encoding 50S ribosomal protein L11, with the translated sequence MAKKITGYVKLQVPAGAANPSPPIGPALGQRGLNIMEFCKAFNAKTAQMEKGMPIPVIITAYQDRSFTFEMKQPPVSYWLKKAAGLTAGSKTPGRGGNVGKVTAAQINEIAEKKMADLNCDSVESASSMIKGSARSMGLEVVG